CAGTTCGACGGCCATAAAGGCGGGATCCGGCGCGGGAAAAGGCGGGAACTCGGGAAGCTGCGTCGGCGCCAGCGCCCCCGCCTCGATCAGCCCGCGCACCACCGCCGGCGACACGCCGGCCTCTTCCGCCAGGGTCGGCACGCTGCGCGCCAGCCCGTCTTCCGCCAATTCCAGCACGCGGGCCCGGGCCGGCGTCAGCCGCTTGGGTGTGTCGCCGCCCCGCACGAAGGCGGTGCGCATCGCCTGCGGCTCGAAGGCGCGTCCGCTGCGCAGCACCATGGCGAGGATCATGCCCGGCGGCGACAGGGTGTATTGCGCCACCCAGTCGACGAAATCGCACAGCCTGCCCGGAATCGCCGGATACCCCTCGAACGGCAGGGCCTCTTTCAGGCGGTTGTCGCCGACGCTTCCTTCCGCCGCGCCCCAAACCACGCCCATCTGCGCGCGCGGGCCCAGCGGAGCCGAAACCAGAAGGCCGCGCAGCACGTTTGTACCTCTGGGAAGTTTGTAATCGTAGGCGCCGGACAGCGGCAAAGGCAGCAACACTCCGGCCCGCGGCGCAGGCTGCAGCAACAAATCCCCGGCAGGTCTAAACGCCGCTAGTTTCATGCGGTACACTTGAGTTGGTGATTCTGCCGGGTCAACCGTAAAATGGTGCCATGAAGCTCTTCATCGACAGCGCGGACCCCAAAGAGATCGCGAAGTGGGCGCAAACCGGCCTGGTGGACGGGGTGACGACCAATCCCTCGCTCGCCGCCAAGACCGGCCTCGACTACAAGGAATCGCTGAAGGAGATTTGCGATTCGGTGCCCGGCCCGGTGAGCGCCGAAGTGCTCGCGGTCGACACCAAGGACATGATCGCCGAGGCGAAGATCTTCGCCAAGATCGCCAGCAACATCACCATCAAGGTGCCGCTGACCTGGGACGGGCTGGCCGCCTGCCGCGCGCTGCGCTCCGAAGGGCTGATGGTCAATGTCACGCTGTGCTTCTCGCCGGTGCAGGCGATGATGGCGGCGAAGGCCGGCGCCACCTTCATCTCGCCCTTCATCGGCCGTCTCGACGACGCCGGCCAGGACGGCATGGAGCTGATCCGCGAGATCCGCACCATCTTCGACAATTACGGCTACGAGACCCAGATCCTCGCCGCCTCGATCCGCGGCGTGCCGCATGTGCGCGAGAGCGCGCTCAGCGGCGCCGACGTCGCGACGCTCCCGGTTGACGTGTTCAAATCCCTCCTCAACCATCCGCTGACCGACAAGGGGCTGGCGACCTTCATCGCGGATGCGAAGAAGGCCGGCGTCAGAATCCGGGACGAATGAGCGAACAGGCGAAAACCGCACCACCGGGGCAGGCGGCGGCGGACGCGATCAAGGCCTATGTCAAGATGAACCGCGGCAAGCTCGCGGCCGATGGCGAGTTGCTGGCGTTGCTCCTGCCCGAGCGCGACGATATCGGCGAGGCGCGGGATTTCCAGCGTTTCGTGATCGACCGGCTGGCGGCGGAGAACGCGACGCTGCGCGCCGAACGCGACGGCCTGCTCGGCCTGCAGAAATCCTCGGTGCGCATGGGCGAGGGCGTGCGCCGTTTCGTGCTCGACCTGATCGATGCGAGGAGCTTCGCCGAAGCCATCGCGGTGGTGATCGCCGCCGCGCCGTCCTTCGGCGCCGACCGCGCCGCGATCTGCGTCGAAGGCGAGCCCGGCACGGCCAGGATCCGCACCGAAGGCGTGCATCTCATCCCGCCCGGCACGACCGAGGCGGTGCTGGGCCGCGACGGCACCGGCGCCATCCTCTCCGGCGGCGGCGAGCTTCTTCTCGGCGCGGGCGGCGGCGACTTCCGCAGCCTCGCGGTGTTCCGCGTCAAGATCGGCCGCGACGCGCCGGCGGCGCTGCTCGTCATCGGCGCCCTGGCGCAGGGCGCGTTCGAGGACGAGGCCATCGCCACCGATCTGCGCTTCGCGGCGCGCGCGCTCGAACGGGCCATAAGGGCATGGCTCGATCTGCCGAAGATCTGAAGACGGCCTGGCTCGCCAGCCTGGCGCATGAGCGTCGGGCGAGCGTGCACACGCTGCGCGCCTATGGCGACGACATGGCGCGGTTCCTGGATTTCCTGCACGGCCATCTCGGCGGCGGCGTGAGCGAGCGCGCGCTGGCGAAGCTTGCCCCGGCCGACATCCGCGCCTTCATCACCGTGCGCCGCGCCGAGGGCCTCGGCAGCAAGGGTGTGCAGCGCGCGATGGCCGCTTTGCGCAGCTTCTTCCGCTATCTGGCGCGCGAGAACATTTTGGAGAGCGCCGCCGCCCGCAGCATCCGCACCCCGCGCATCCGCAAGGGCCTGCCGCGGCCTTTGAGCGAACGCGACGCCGCCCGCGCGATCGAAGTCGCCGGCGAGAACGACATCGCATGGATCGCGCGCCGCGACGCCGCGCTGTTGACGCTGCTCTACGGCGCGGGCCTGCGCATCTCCGAAGCCTTGAGCCTGAGGCGCGGCGACGTGCCCCTGGCGCCGTCGCTGACCATCTTCGGCAAGGGCCGCAAGGAGCGCGTCGTGCCGATGCTCGAGTCCGTGCGCGCGGCCATCGCCGCCTATGCCGACGCGATTCCCTTCACCGGCGCGAAGGATGCGCCGCTGTTCCTTTCCCGCCGCGGCAAGCCGATGAGCCCGCGCGAGGCACAGCTCCTGATGGAACGCCTGCGCGGCGCGCTCGGTCTGTCGGAACGCGCCACGCCGCATGCGATGCGCCATTCCTTCGCGACGCATCTGTTGGCCAATGGCGGAGACCTCCGCGCCGTGCAGGAGCTCCTCGGCCACGCCTCGCTCTCGACGACGCAGACTTATACGGAGATCGACACGAAGAAGCTGATGGCGGTCTACGAGAAAGCGCATCCGCGCGGATGATAAAAACAACAGGTGTCATGAAAATAAGAGGTGTCATGGCCCGCGAATGCGGGCCACCCAGTTGACGCCAGCGCCGGTATCGAAGATTTCTGCGAGGCGTGAATTTCAACGTCGTGCCGGTGTGACCTGGGTGACCTGTAGTCGCGGGCCATGACAGAGGTGGTTTAGATCGCCTCCATCGCCTCATCGCTCCGCTGCGTGATCCGTCCGCCATCCCAGGCGCGGCCCAGGCCCCAGGCGAACAGCACCGCGCCCGCGCCCATCGCCGCCATCAGAAAATACGTCCGCCCGCCATACGCCGGATAAAGCAGCCCCGATGCATAGGTCGCCAGCCCCATCGCGACGCCGTTCGATCCGACCGCGTAGAGACTCTGCGCCGTCGCCGACAGGCGCGGCGGCACCGCTTTCAGGATGAAATACATCGCCCCCAGATGCGCCAGCGCGAAAGTCGCGCCGTGCAGGATCTGCGCAATCACGACCAGCGCGAAGGGCGGATCGAAGGCGAGGATCGTCCAGCGCACCACGCATCCCACCCCGCCCAGCAGCAGAAGCCGCGTCGCACCGATACCGCGGAACAGCCGCAGCGACACCGAAAACAGCATCGCCTCCGCCACCACGCCGAGCGGCCAGATCGCGCCGATCAGCGCCCCGCTATAGCCCAGCCTGAGCCAATGCAGTCCGCCATAGCCGTAATAGAAAGCGTGGCTCCCCTGATCGAGACTCGCGGCGCACAGGAACAGCAGGAACGGCGCCGACGCCATCAGCTCGCGCGCCTCCGCGAAGGTCGCGCGCAGCCGCACATGCAGCGCGCCGTGCGGATGATCGCGCGGCGGCGCCGGCAGGAAGCAGATCGAAACGAAGGCCAGCGCCAGCGACACCGCCAGCCATGGC
Above is a window of Rhizomicrobium sp. DNA encoding:
- the fsa gene encoding fructose-6-phosphate aldolase, with amino-acid sequence MKLFIDSADPKEIAKWAQTGLVDGVTTNPSLAAKTGLDYKESLKEICDSVPGPVSAEVLAVDTKDMIAEAKIFAKIASNITIKVPLTWDGLAACRALRSEGLMVNVTLCFSPVQAMMAAKAGATFISPFIGRLDDAGQDGMELIREIRTIFDNYGYETQILAASIRGVPHVRESALSGADVATLPVDVFKSLLNHPLTDKGLATFIADAKKAGVRIRDE
- a CDS encoding tyrosine recombinase XerC; its protein translation is MARSAEDLKTAWLASLAHERRASVHTLRAYGDDMARFLDFLHGHLGGGVSERALAKLAPADIRAFITVRRAEGLGSKGVQRAMAALRSFFRYLARENILESAAARSIRTPRIRKGLPRPLSERDAARAIEVAGENDIAWIARRDAALLTLLYGAGLRISEALSLRRGDVPLAPSLTIFGKGRKERVVPMLESVRAAIAAYADAIPFTGAKDAPLFLSRRGKPMSPREAQLLMERLRGALGLSERATPHAMRHSFATHLLANGGDLRAVQELLGHASLSTTQTYTEIDTKKLMAVYEKAHPRG
- a CDS encoding MFS transporter — protein: MRSPTALRLSAAYAATGLSGGVYIPFFGAWLAYKGLSAAEIGTLLSAGMLLRVIVPPLTGMIADARDDRRGVMIWLFGLQFAGYLALNWAVGPLEIFVVAVTANVASNAATPLQESVSMRLAERFGFDYGRVRMWNSMVYAASNVVSGLAIARFGMIVLAPWLAVSLALAFVSICFLPAPPRDHPHGALHVRLRATFAEARELMASAPFLLFLCAASLDQGSHAFYYGYGGLHWLRLGYSGALIGAIWPLGVVAEAMLFSVSLRLFRGIGATRLLLLGGVGCVVRWTILAFDPPFALVVIAQILHGATFALAHLGAMYFILKAVPPRLSATAQSLYAVGSNGVAMGLATYASGLLYPAYGGRTYFLMAAMGAGAVLFAWGLGRAWDGGRITQRSDEAMEAI